From Camarhynchus parvulus chromosome 10, STF_HiC, whole genome shotgun sequence, one genomic window encodes:
- the SHF gene encoding SH2 domain-containing adapter protein F isoform X1 gives MLLSGAAGSERGGCSGGAGAGGAPQCVGTMARWLREHLGFRSARPAPPAPPKPDYRAGPPPQPPLPPGGAAEPLATAQPDIVAAYRLQKERDFEDPYSGPPPAAAPDGPRYVSPKHRLIKVEAVEKVPASPSPPPPVPVAPSSPLAGPEPPDEPPQELAVLEDYADPFDAAQVAGSQAGLEKVMENDGYMEPYEAQKMMAEIRQKGLREAPARPLPLYDTPYEPVLDMDSDCSACPRPRESRLPEDDERPPEEYDQPWEWKKERISKAFAVEIKVIKDLPWPPPVGQLDSSESPPDGEPGAPLPAQHSYEDANGPSEGLGYGRTSPCREEKAKAVLRHGSSSLKNTKTLTAEPGPFVGERIDPALPLESQCWYHGAISRTDAETLLRLCKEASYLVRNSETSKNDFSLSLKSSQGFMHMKLSRTQENKYVLGQHSPPFDSVPEIIHHYASRKLPIKGAEHMSLLYPVAIRTL, from the exons ATGCTGCTGAGCGGAGCGGCCGGCTCGGAGCGCGGCGGCTgcagcggcggggcgggggccggcggggcccCGCAGTGCGTGGGCACCATGGCCCGCTGGCTCCGCGAGCACCTGGGCTTCCGCAGCGCCCGgcccgcgccgcccgcgccgcccaAGCCCGACTACCGCGCCGGGCCGCCGCCTCAGCCGCCCCTGCCGCCCGGGGGCGCGGCCGAGCCGCTGGCCACCGCCCAGCCCGACATCGTGGCGGCCTACCGGCTGCAGAAGGAGCGCGACTTCGAGGACCCCTACAGCggcccgccgcccgccgccgcccccgaCGGGCCCCGCTACGTCTCGCCCAAGCACCGGCTCATCAAGGTGGAGGCGGTGGAAAAGGTGCCCGCCAGcccctcgccgccgccgccggtgCCGGTCGCCCCCAGCTCGCCCCTGGCCGGTCCCGAACCGCCCGACGAGCCGCCGCAGGAG CTGGCTGTTCTGGAGGACTATGCAGATCCCTTTGATGCGGCACAGGTggcagggagccaggcagggctggagaaggTGATGGAGAATGATGGATATATGGAGCCCTATGAAGCCCAGAAGATGATGGCTG AGATCCGCCAGAAGGGCCTGCGGGAGGCTCCTGCGCGGCCGCTGCCCCTCTATGACACTCCCTATGAGCCTGTGCTGGACATGGACAGTGACTGCTCGGCCTGCCCCAGGCCCAGGGAGTCCCGGCTGCCCGAGGATGATGAGAGGCCACCAGAGGAATATGACCAGCCCTGGGAATGGAAGAAGGAGAGGATCTCCAAAGCCTTTGCAG TTGAAATCAAGGTCATTAAAGACCTGCCATGGCCCCCGCCGGTGGGACAGCTGGACAGCAGTGAGAGCCCCCCGGATGGGGAGCCCGGTGCCCCCCTCCCTGCGCAGCACAGCTACGAAGACGCCAATG GTCCCTCGGAGGGGCTGGGGTACGGCCGCACCTcgccctgcagggaggagaaggcCAAGGCTGTGCTCAGGCACGGCTCCAGCAGCCTCAAGAACACAAAGACACTGACAGCGGAGCCTGGCCCCTTTGTTGGGGAGAGGATcgaccctgccctgcccctggaGAGCCAGTG ctggtaCCACGGGGCCATCAGCCGGACGGACGCGGAGACGCTGCTGCGGCTGTGCAAGGAGGCCAGTTACCTGGTGCGCAACAGCGAGACCAGCAAGAACgacttctccctctccctgaa gagcagccagggcttcATGCACATGAAGCTGTCACGGACCCAGGAGAACAAGTACGtgctgggccagcacagcccgCCCTTCGACAGCGTGCCCGAGATCATCCATCACTATGCCAGCCGCAAGCTGCCCATCAAGGGGGCCGAGCACATGTCCCTGCTGTACCCGGTGGCCATCCGTACCCTATAG
- the SHF gene encoding SH2 domain-containing adapter protein F isoform X2: protein MARWLREHLGFRSARPAPPAPPKPDYRAGPPPQPPLPPGGAAEPLATAQPDIVAAYRLQKERDFEDPYSGPPPAAAPDGPRYVSPKHRLIKVEAVEKVPASPSPPPPVPVAPSSPLAGPEPPDEPPQELAVLEDYADPFDAAQVAGSQAGLEKVMENDGYMEPYEAQKMMAEIRQKGLREAPARPLPLYDTPYEPVLDMDSDCSACPRPRESRLPEDDERPPEEYDQPWEWKKERISKAFAGPSEGLGYGRTSPCREEKAKAVLRHGSSSLKNTKTLTAEPGPFVGERIDPALPLESQCWYHGAISRTDAETLLRLCKEASYLVRNSETSKNDFSLSLKSSQGFMHMKLSRTQENKYVLGQHSPPFDSVPEIIHHYASRKLPIKGAEHMSLLYPVAIRTL from the exons ATGGCCCGCTGGCTCCGCGAGCACCTGGGCTTCCGCAGCGCCCGgcccgcgccgcccgcgccgcccaAGCCCGACTACCGCGCCGGGCCGCCGCCTCAGCCGCCCCTGCCGCCCGGGGGCGCGGCCGAGCCGCTGGCCACCGCCCAGCCCGACATCGTGGCGGCCTACCGGCTGCAGAAGGAGCGCGACTTCGAGGACCCCTACAGCggcccgccgcccgccgccgcccccgaCGGGCCCCGCTACGTCTCGCCCAAGCACCGGCTCATCAAGGTGGAGGCGGTGGAAAAGGTGCCCGCCAGcccctcgccgccgccgccggtgCCGGTCGCCCCCAGCTCGCCCCTGGCCGGTCCCGAACCGCCCGACGAGCCGCCGCAGGAG CTGGCTGTTCTGGAGGACTATGCAGATCCCTTTGATGCGGCACAGGTggcagggagccaggcagggctggagaaggTGATGGAGAATGATGGATATATGGAGCCCTATGAAGCCCAGAAGATGATGGCTG AGATCCGCCAGAAGGGCCTGCGGGAGGCTCCTGCGCGGCCGCTGCCCCTCTATGACACTCCCTATGAGCCTGTGCTGGACATGGACAGTGACTGCTCGGCCTGCCCCAGGCCCAGGGAGTCCCGGCTGCCCGAGGATGATGAGAGGCCACCAGAGGAATATGACCAGCCCTGGGAATGGAAGAAGGAGAGGATCTCCAAAGCCTTTGCAG GTCCCTCGGAGGGGCTGGGGTACGGCCGCACCTcgccctgcagggaggagaaggcCAAGGCTGTGCTCAGGCACGGCTCCAGCAGCCTCAAGAACACAAAGACACTGACAGCGGAGCCTGGCCCCTTTGTTGGGGAGAGGATcgaccctgccctgcccctggaGAGCCAGTG ctggtaCCACGGGGCCATCAGCCGGACGGACGCGGAGACGCTGCTGCGGCTGTGCAAGGAGGCCAGTTACCTGGTGCGCAACAGCGAGACCAGCAAGAACgacttctccctctccctgaa gagcagccagggcttcATGCACATGAAGCTGTCACGGACCCAGGAGAACAAGTACGtgctgggccagcacagcccgCCCTTCGACAGCGTGCCCGAGATCATCCATCACTATGCCAGCCGCAAGCTGCCCATCAAGGGGGCCGAGCACATGTCCCTGCTGTACCCGGTGGCCATCCGTACCCTATAG